In a genomic window of Plasmodium malariae genome assembly, chromosome: 4:
- the PmUG01_04015600 gene encoding conserved Plasmodium protein, unknown function, protein MIYKFLNGWRISFFFNLTTFIVQQLGLYYILFDYNKLILVLCVFDVYIFIHFCFNNSQSFASVKGGTCWLLYVYSISLKVIFMYFFAFNDDVYSEDTNRDYYNKCAIFALLSLSTLIYTALSVKSYKQLYPDEASISNEKIFHNNLILHVVIDLFDIFELLFTLVKLSYIIKNTNFWIKIIGGVLISFSLYLNAYSFPIISIVTEKNSKNLDLGDIYFCKKHAAVIGIILVDVPFMILRLYFLAFYFSNVHFQPLLIKNICFIPIKYITIKHCNFVFEKLRKNIDHSEDAAISAGIRGGISSVINSGNNGGMNRGSIDGSFVGSNATRNGSNNDNNSSGGNSNNFPNENNNECAKSVNSLVPYSIRNGNQSNFMNRSCIHKKKSFLSLNDILNNSIDLRSLYSLKNETEIVLHDGGNNIINGSNNTKKKLTSTSNVKFEDSTNIVDISNHYNGNKTYLREYFEIMLESQLLNHRKLNINKNKIGKKYIMNKLMYTNVSNNERYHCYLDDSLKVTYLNQIRLMIPYIIYCLGKIAMSIVIYFFYTHIDIHDLKIILTQRNMYFKLFEHNNIIFVVSFSIILGNSIISFFSSIFLSSFVEVVFFTVFIFVKCVSDFLFLFLLVHNKVFEICLKNMNQSEKYAPYFYLIFAVIPSFKIIKNIYIFLCSLSGRQFIGYIIRPLMNEKNNSKLPNFLNIKEYNNNISQNITYLNEEYNLFNNNELNSEKFNFKGDYKGFISIASLLIYINTKHMHGLSSLSILIIGNNFIKNLRLNYHLRNTHLLLISLTTFIRFSLLLFMYIHYKAITTSYQYVMYFYYAIISVFLVDALFKCFYMVISHNLRLITAYNLELKSIYEDIYFNNKWKKENAKYCLKHLYKKYQMNRFYYNNIPLFS, encoded by the coding sequence atgatttacaaatttttgaACGGCTGGCGAATATCCTTTTTCTTCAATTTGACCACCTTCATAGTGCAGCAGTTAGGGTTGTACTACATCCTGTTCGATTACAACAAACTGATTTTAGTACTATGCGTATTTgatgtgtatatttttattcatttctgTTTTAATAATTCTCAGTCCTTTGCGTCTGTAAAAGGAGGCACTTGTTGGTTATTGTATGTTTATTCAATATCCCTTAAAGTAATattcatgtatttttttgctttcaACGATGATGTATATTCAGAGGATACGAATAGagattattataacaaatgCGCAATATTTGCATTATTAAGTTTAAGCACTCTTATATACACTGCTTTATCTGTTAAGTCGTATAAACAACTATATCCAGATGAAGCGAGTATATCAAATGAAAAGATATTCCacaataatttaattctGCATGTAGTTATAGACTTATTTGACATATTTGAATTGTTATTTACTCTTGTGAAATTgtcttatattattaaaaatacaaatttctGGATTAAAATAATTGGCGGGGTACTGATTTCGTTTTCTTTGTACTTAAATGCATATTCATTTCCTATCATTTCTATTGTTACcgaaaaaaatagtaaaaatttaGATCTAGGTGACATATACTTTTGTAAAAAGCACGCTGCTGTTATAGGAATTATTCTAGTTGATGTGCCTTTTATGATATTaagattatattttttggctttttatttttccaatGTGCATTTCCAGCCACTCTTAATTAAGAATATTTGCTTCATTCCGATAAAATACATTACCATAAAGCACTGTAACTTCGTATTCGAAAAGCtacgaaaaaatatagaCCATTCGGAGGATGCTGCTATTAGCGCGGGTATAAGAGGAGGGATTAGTAGCGTAATTAACAGTGGCAATAATGGCGGCATGAACAGGGGCAGCATAGATGGTAGTTTTGTTGGAAGCAATGCCACTAGAAATGGCAGTAATAATGACAATAACAGTAGTGgtggtaatagtaataattttcCAAATGAGAACAATAACGAGTGTGCGAAGTCGGTGAACTCTCTAGTCCCTTACAGCATAAGGAATGGTAACCAGTCGAATTTTATGAACAGGTCatgtattcataaaaaaaaatcatttttatcgTTGAAcgatattttaaataattccaTAGATCTTAGAtcattatattctttaaaaaacgAAACGGAGATAGTATTACACGACGGTGGCAATAACATTATAAACGGAAGtaataatactaaaaaaaagcTAACCTCCACAAGTAATGTAAAATTTGAAGATAGTACAAACATAGTGGATATTAGTAATCATTATAATGGAAATAAAACCTATTTAAGGGAATATTTCGAAATTATGCTAGAAAGTCAACTATTAAATCACcgtaaattaaatataaataaaaacaagataggaaagaaatatattatgaacaagTTAATGTATACCAATGTTTCAAACAATGAACGATATCACTGTTATTTGGATGATAGTTTAAAAGTTACATACCTGAATCAAATACGTTTAATGATaccatatattatatattgccTTGGGAAAATTGCTATGTccattgttatatattttttctacacacatatagatatacatgacttgaaaataatattaacgcaacgtaatatgtattttaaattatttgaacataataatataatttttgttgtaTCCTTTTCTATTATACTTGGGAATTcaataatatcatttttttcctctatttttttatcttcatttGTCGAAGTTGTATTTTTCACCGTGTTCATTTTTGTGAAATGTGTGtctgattttttatttttattcttacttgtacataataaagtttttgaaatatgcttaaaaaatatgaaccagtcagaaaaatatgcaccatatttttacttaatttttgcAGTTATTCCATCattcaaaattataaaaaatatttacatatttttatgttctttATCGGGAAGGCAATTCATAGGATATATTATTAGACCATTAATgaatgaaaagaataatagtaaattaccgaactttttaaatattaaagaatataacaataatatatcacagaatattacttatttaaatgaagagtataatttatttaataataatgaattaaattcagaaaaatttaattttaaaggaGATTATAAAGGATTTATTTCAATTGCATcccttttaatatatataaatacaaaacatATGCATGGCTTATCCTCATTatcaatattaataattggaaataattttataaaaaatttacgattaaattatcatttaagAAATACTCATCTCCTACTTATCAGTCTTACTACATTTATAAGATTTTCTTTACtcttatttatgtatatacattataaagCTATTACAACTTCATATCAATATgtcatgtatttttattacgcAATTATTTCAGTATTTCTTGTGGATGctctttttaaatgtttttatatggTCATATCTCATAACTTAAGACTAATTACAGCCTATAATTTGGAACTCAAATCTATATATGAAGATATATACTTTAACaacaaatggaaaaaagagaatGCCAAATATTGTTTGAAGCACTTGTACAAAAAGTATCAGATGAACCGTTTTTACTACAACAATATTCCCCTCTTTTCGTAG
- the ATG11 gene encoding autophagy-related protein 11, putative, giving the protein MIKFTEDEGEPYSNSTGDKNNLLLNKKKIEDLKKSIENLLNKDNSLSDLNNIKNSLRELELHALNNNNSPNISQGETHKSDSTYNDKTVHHNNLFRAYFDQLKNELIKQKNLNSCLTLKLRSIHIKLNSLYVKKSELEKNIHNKIKEIELQFLVFANVSNNDAAIKVNANWKEWNNEDKRSTNNEADKEKNLIREYKKNLEMYKMGKVQLDCELNYCKQKLKEEIEKNNDYRNKIRSFEMHISIFKNEKVKKVEELNELKLELEKFKGINNQVHIKNKLLNDEKNSLSDMNNDLKLKLKHMKSFLNFSKNKEYILSNFTEKIYGIIIYLKNNDEYNVLNDQIVNKLDLDNEHVFVQTELYIDVISSSVRKLVGMKRSLEEKVRELECTKNETNMLKNELLRKCKSYEEMKLKIDRLEILERTNLKICNEKENDEKKIFELKDKLDKDEKEIQDLRKRNRYHLYKIKDLQKKEQTLIKEMNKLKIFIEENNVHFERNNEMNSRSIKEEKKRNNELVNNLNEINHELERCVDQMNAASNNMKRLEKEKEEIEKELKIMKMKNRTLQNELDKIDRQKKVMKLKIQTLSSTIYDINNKLNESINKYNDVVRHLNHCRDKYKEELKSRSDKFIILKRNYISLKEELVVRSKQLDNNVNTIKKLEVKLKVCTDKNEKLNEEIKRRDSFIKNKEKKINFLTNVENDLLKKKEINNIKLCEKRHMIKNNITELRQLKEENKNLYDQVRKLKCQLIKGELESRSVHKEMEIYKNEKNKILLHLEKTLLEKEKHIESMKQDLVNIQNKIDEKINTTEQINQLNEKLTTLTKMNDTYHLQINELNKDLECVRKKLGQEEAVKEEEKRKNMDLSFLLKESEMKIKEKENIIEALKNSEQISDEMKYEEYCEKERVLKKKFDQEMVRIVEECNKKVELERSEFQEKIKTLNDENKRVVEECNKKIELEKSECQEKIRTLRDKYTETIFEIREENKNEIKKMKNACEISLQSQMIRNENEKHLQNRIDEYNNLLKQREEEMKMIIQEYDEKMQNQNKEMENLINECEEKLKKAKRERNRASTTTNATTSTIADITSDFMNNDNAIRMDEKLKEKEVIIKELQAEVESNKREIIELAEKYNILGSTNKKASANITSLTEENKKLKEQLEQIMIREKQQSALKGNSSQQYEMMEGGGRPGLQRDDSIRVIPEAREEEEMTKQKEAVKQKKSNQGKQKREKNEKSAKKKEIKCTNEEIGANGANEANETNETNETNETNETNETNETNEKNKKKENKKKNKTGERVKQTDIDKDYNEKSEENEKHHTSTEKSYEKYLLPLEQLSSIETNCYHYLNTLNEKLDEIISRLKTKDDALLNDAFNKINMAISTWNIFTEEKPVEVKAEGMQENIEIEGEKDVVGIKEHSDVEVEEQEADPPNNEQYEAIKKEITEKVELIQQLIG; this is encoded by the exons atgataaaattcaCGGAGGATGAAGGGGAACCTTACTCg aATTCTACAGGCGACAAGAATAATCTTCTACTTAACAAAA aaaaaattgaagacTTGAAAAAAAGCATAGAAAATTTACTAAATAAGGATAATTCTCTGTCTGACTTAAATAACATAAAGAACTCGTTGAGGGAATTAGAATTGCatgcattaaataataataat AGTCCGAATATTAGTCAAGGGGAGACTCACAAGTCAGATAGCACCTACAATGATAAAACGGTACACCACAACAATTTATTTCGcgcgtat TTCGATCAGTTGAAAAACGAGTtgataaaacaaaagaattTGAACTCCTGTTTGACATTAAAACTTAGGAGTATTCACATAAAGTTGAATAGTCTCTATGTGAAAAAAAGTGAATTagagaaaaatattcataataaaataaaagaaatagagTTACAATTTTTAGTCTTTGCCAATGTGTCCAACAATGACGCAGCAATTAAGGTAAATGCTAACTGGAAAGAATGGAA taatgaAGATAAACGGAGCACTAATAACGAAGCTGATAAGGAGAAAAACTTGATAAGGGAGTATAAAAAGAACCTGGAGATGTACAAGATGGGTAAGGTACAACTAGACTGCGAATTGAACTATTGCAAACAGAAGTTAAAggaagaaatagaaaaaaataatgattacagaaataaaataagaagtTTTGAAATGCACATAAGTATTTTTAAgaatgaaaaagtaaaaaaggtagaagaattaaatgaactaaaattagaattagaaaaatttaaaggtATAAATAATCaagttcatataaaaaataaattattaaatgatgaaaaaaatagtttatcTGATATGAACAATGATTTAAAACTTAAGCTAAAACATATgaaatcttttttaaatttttcaaaaaataaagaatatatacttaGCAATTTTACCgaaaaaatttatggaattataatatatttaaaaaataatgatgagTACAATGTGTTAAATGATCAAATAGTTAACAAGCTAGACTTGGACAATGAACATGTATTCGTTCAAACCGAATTGTACATAGACGTTATCTCGTCTTCCGTGAGAAAACTGGTCGGTATGAAAAGAAGTTTAGAG GAAAAGGTGAGAGAGTTGGAATGCACGAAAAACGAAACAAATATGCTAAAGAATGAGCTCTTGAGGAAGTGCAAAAGTTATGAAGAAATGAAACTAAAGATTGATAGACTAGAAATATTAGAGAGGACCAACTTAAAGATatgtaatgaaaaagaaaatgatgaaaaaaaaatttttgaattaaaGGATAAACTAGATAAGGATGAGAAAGAAATACAAGACTTGAGGAAAAGAAATAGATACCAtctttacaaaataaaagatttaCAAAAGAAGGAACAAACGTTAATAAAGGAAATGAACAAGTTGAAGATATTTATAGAAGAGAACAATGTACATTTTGAAAGAAACAATGAGATGAATAGTAGAAGCataaaagaagagaaaaagagaaataacgAATTAGTAAACAACTTGAATGAAATCAATCATGAGCTGGAAAGATGTGTAGATCAAATGAATGCAGcaagtaataatatgaaaaggctagaaaaagaaaaggaggAAATTGAAAAGgagttaaaaattatgaaaatgaaaaatagaaCTTTACAAAATGAACTAGACAAAATAGATAGACAAAAAAAAGtcatgaaattaaaaatacaaacattGAGTAGTactatatatgatataaataataaactaAACGAATCGATAAACAAGTATAATGATGTTGTTCGACACTTGAATCATTGTAGAGATAAATATAAggaagaattaaaaagtaGAAGTGATAAGTTCATTATACTAAAGAGGAATTATATATCCTTAAAGGAAGAGTTAGTGGTTAGAAGTAAGCAATTagataataatgttaatactataaaaaagttGGAAGTCAAATTAAAAGTATGTAcagataaaaatgaaaaattaaatgaagagataaaaagaagagactcgtttataaaaaataaagaaaaaaaaataaatttcttaaCAAATGTAGAGAATgatttattgaaaaaaaaagaaattaataatattaaattatgtgaaaaaaggcatatgataaaaaataatataacagaATTACGACAGTTaaaggaagaaaataaaaatttatatgatcAAGTAAGAAAACTAAAGTGTCAACTGATAAAGGGTGAACTAGAAAGTAGAAGTGTACATAAAGaaatggaaatatataaaaatgaaaagaataaaatactactacatttagaaaaaacattgttagaaaaagaaaagcatATAGAAAGTATGAAACAAGATTTagtaaatatacaaaacaaaatagatgAAAAGATAAACACAACAGAGCAGATAAACCAGTTAAACGAAAAGTTGACTACCCTAACGAAAATGAACGATACTTATCATCTACAAATTAACGAATTGAATAAAGACCTCGAATGTGTTAGGAAGAAACTTGGTCAAGAAGAGGCTGTaaaagaagaggaaaaaagaaaaaacatggatttgtcttttttattaaaagagtcggaaatgaaaattaaggaaaaggaaaatattattgagGCATTGAAGAACAGTGAACAAATTTCAGATGAGATGAAATATGAGGAGTATTGTGAAAAAGAGAGagtgttaaaaaaaaaatttgatcaAGAAATGGTGCGCATCGTAGAAGAGTGTAACAAAAAGGTCGAGTTAGAAAGAAGCGAATTTCAGGAGAAGATAAAGACTCTAAATGACGAGAACAAACGAGTGGTAGAAGAATGTAACAAAAAGATTGAGTTAGAAAAGAGTGAGTGCCAGGAGAAGATTAGGACCTTAAGAGATAAGTATACAGAAACCATTTTCGAAATACGGGAGgagaataaaaatgaaataaaaaaaatgaaaaatgcatGTGAAATTAGCTTACAGTCTCAAATGATACGAAACGAAAATGAGAAGCACCTGCAGAATAGAATTGacgaatataataatttactaaAACAAAGAGAGGAAGAAATGAAGATGATCATACAAgaatatgatgaaaaaatgcaaaatcaaaataaagaaatggaaaatttaataaatgagtGTGaagaaaagttaaaaaaggCTAAAAGGGAAAGGAACAGAGCAAGTACTACTACTAATGCTACTACTAGCACAATCGCAGATATCACTTCGGATTTTATGAACAATGACAATGCAATACGTATGGATGAGAAActgaaagaaaaagaagtaataataaaggaGTTACAAGCAGAGGTGGAATCTAACAAACGTGAAATAATCGAATTGGccgaaaaatataatatattaggaAGCACCAATAAAAAAGCTTCTGCCAATATTACTAGCTTAAcagaggaaaataaaaaattaaaagagcAGTTAGAACAAATTATGATACGGGAAAAGCAACAAAGTGCGTTGAAGGGAAATTCAAGCCAACAGTATGAAATGATGGAGGGTGGAGGACGACCTGGACTTCAACGGGATGATAGTATCAGGGTTATTCCGGAGGCAAGGGAAGAAGAGGAGATGACAAAACAGAAAGAAGCGgtgaaacagaaaaaaagcaACCAGGGGAAgcaaaaaagagaaaaaaatgaaaaatctgcaaaaaagaaagagataaaatgtacaaatgAGGAAATTGGGGCAAACGGGGCAAACGAGGCAAACGAGACGAACGAGACGAACGAGACGAACGAGACGAACGAGACGAACGAGACGAACGAGACAAACgagaaaaacaagaaaaaagagaacaaaaaaaaaaataaaacaggcGAAAGAGTAAAACAAACTGATATTGATAAGGATTACAACGAAAAAAgcgaagaaaatgaaaaacaccATACGTCAACGGAAAAGTCCTATGAAAAATACCTACTCCCACTGGAACAGCTAAGTAGTATAGAAACAAATTGCTATCATTACTTAAACACGTTAAACGAAAAGTTGGATGAAATTATTAGTAGACTAAAGACAAAAGATGATGCATTACTAAATGATGCTTTTAACAAAATCAATATGGCCATTTCCACGTGGAATATATTTACGGAAGAAAAGCCAGTTGAAGTGAAGGCGGAGGGAATGCAGGAGAACATTGAAATCGAAGGGGAAAAGGACGTGGTGGGAATAAAGGAACACTCAGACGTAGAAGTGGAAGAGCAAGAGGCAGACCCCCCTAACAATGAACAATACGAagcaattaaaaaagaaattacagAAAAGGTGGAGTTAATTCAGCAGCTGATCGGATAA
- the PmUG01_04015800 gene encoding MtN3-like protein, putative, producing the protein MGIMKRILLQIVIVFLLCCYVKVSCEGVTSTKNILNVGGKENKNVEHRSNFKGEVLKNDEQGVEKRDTPESKEVKKEEVQGNEKKIEETDNSREYSNKVSMGGNVGSESSSSSASGSSSSGIGSSSSGIGSSSSGIGSSSSGIGSSSSGSSLPHTSFLENNTEKSSNNKENANNKGDGGDNKATNGSSRENVAASVGSKDVEHSVVKDITPKKEEIKEETKKKADNPSGQSSENMSQSNGVVGNNSSSGNSGVGISNDNSNNSNSNNNSNSNSNSNSNSNSNSNSNSNSNSNSNSNSNNNSSNNNSSNSSNNSSNNSSNSSSGGGAPNEYIDLTSKKIYDEMNNKNEEQKSSGLNFLKILSIASSIFMQLILFPSIYKIIKKRTTDELDGLPYVVLLFSSFLWLVYGMLLNNSAIVFPNLVGLILGIFYSVIYHKNCKNMWLKQKLYSYYKTCGFICFLLYAFLYVLTFEQYEIFVGFIAFVSSIINFGAPLSYIQIVIKKKNSSLIPVEIAIGSLVCSFLWLTYGFTLKDGFLIIPNLCGFILSLLQVLLILLYSNKDTLSYNDTEIAYNERNNKYMIPENNLFFNEFHIETANKISEVSTSVNNSLFDFSYDETSPLTGSNRNANNIGVNNINNKNNMNNVSNINNINNINNMNNINNMNNINNMNNINNINNNINNNSNNSRYFNHSNAQRQKYLTLSENSDQNDILTF; encoded by the coding sequence atgggTATTATGAAAAggatattattacaaattgTCATAGTGTTTTTGCTTTGCTGTTATGTGAAAGTATCTTGTGAAGGGGTTACTAGTacaaaaaacattttaaatgttGGAGGAAAGGAAAATAAGAATGTAGAACATCGTTCAAATTTTAAGGGTGAAGTTTTGAAAAATGATGAACAGGGAGTAGAAAAAAGGGATACCCCCGAAAGTAAAGAagtgaaaaaagaagaggtacaggggaatgaaaaaaaaatagaggaAACGGATAATTCTAGGGAATATAGCAATAAAGTAAGCATGGGGGGAAACGTAGGAAGTGaaagtagtagtagtagtgcAAGTGGAAGTAGTAGTAGTGGAATCGGAAGTAGTAGTAGTGGAATCggcagtagtagtagtggAATCGGAAGTAGTAGTAGTGGAATCggcagtagtagtagtggtAGTAGTCTTCCCCACACATcctttttagaaaataatacgGAAAAATCATCAAATAACAAAGAAAATGCAAACAATAAAGGGGATGGAGGCGATAATAAGGCAACGAATGGTTCTTCCCGTGAAAATGTAGCAGCATCGGTGGGATCAAAGGACGTGGAACATTCTGTAGTTAAAGATATAACACcgaaaaaggaagaaataaaagaagaaacaaaaaaaaaggcagaTAACCCAAGTGGACAAAGTAGTGAAAATATGTCACAGAGTAATGGCGTCGTAGGCAATAATAGCAGCAGTGGAAACAGCGGAGTTGGCATAAGTAATGACAACAGTAATAACAGCAATAGTAACAACAATAGTAACAGCAATAGTAACAGCAATAGTAACAGCAATAGTAACAGCAATAGTAACAGCAATAGTAACAGCAATAGTAACAGCAATAGCAACAACAACAGCAGCAACAACAACAGCAGCAACAGCAGCAACAACAGCAGCAACAACAGCAGCAACAGCAGCAGTGGAGGCGGAGCGCCGAATGAATACATCGATTTGAcgagtaaaaaaatatacgacGAAATGAACAACAAGAACGAGGAGCAGAAGAGCTCAggattaaattttttgaaaatattatcaaTAGCGTCATCTATATTTATGCAGcttatattatttccatCCATAtataagataataaaaaaaagaacaacaGATGAATTGGACGGATTGCCATATGtggttttattattttcttcctttttatgGTTAGTATATGGAATGTTATTGAATAATTCGGCAATAGTTTTTCCTAATTTAGTTGGACTAATATTaggtatattttattctgttatatatcataagaattgtaaaaatatgtgGTTAAAGCagaaattatattcataCTATAAGACGTGCGggtttatatgttttttattgtatgcatttttatatgtattaacatTTGAACAGTATGAAATATTTGTTGGTTTCATAGCTTTTGTTTCaagtattattaattttggaGCACctttatcatatatacaaattgttataaaaaaaaaaaattcatcaTTAATTCCAGTGGAAATAGCTATAGGCAGTTTAGTTTGCTCCTTTTTATGGCTAACGTATGGTTTTACATTAAAAGATGGGTTTTTGATTATACCAAATTTATGTGGTTTTATATTAAGTTTATTGCAAgtccttttaattttattatattcaaataagGATACGTTAAGTTACAATGATACGGAAATTGCATATAATGaaaggaataataaatatatgattcctgaaaataatttattttttaatgaattccATATAGAAACtgcaaataaaataagtgaaGTTTCAACAAGTGTTAATAATTCTCTTTTTGATTTTTCTTATGATGAAACGTCTCCCCTAACTGGAAGTAATAGAAATGCCAACAATATTggtgttaataatataaataataaaaataacatgaataatgtaagtaatataaataatataaataatataaataatatgaataatataaataatatgaataatataaataatatgaataatataaataatataaataataatattaataataatagtaataattcGAGGTATTTTAACCATTCAAATGCTCAAAGACAAAAATACCTGACCCTTTCAGAAAATTCGGACCAAAACGATATACTGACCTTCTAA